From Polynucleobacter sp. MWH-P3-07-1:
GATGATCCTCAGCTCCTGATTTACGCTCGAGCAGCTAATGAAAATCCCTCAGCAGCTCACTTATCTGGAAGAACCGTAGAGCAAGCCGAGTGGGTCACTCTCAAGGTAGATTTAAAGAAGTCTGAAGAGAAGATGGTTAGAGATCATCCAGTAGAAGAACTCCCGCTGAAGATGGAGGAGTTCTCTAAACAACTGAACAAGGATCTTGAAGTGTTGTGGGCGCGTAAACCCATGAAAGCTTTTGCACCCGACAGCGTATGCCAATACTGCGAAGCGCGTGGCATTTGCAGAAAGGGGATGTGGTGAGCGAAGAGTTCAACTACCCAATCGCTTGTGATCCAAATCAATCGGTGATTGTTTCTGCTTGTGCAGGTAGCGGTAAGACCTGGCTCTTGGTCGCTCGCATGATGCGTTTATTGCTAGCCGGCACCAGGCCAGCAGAAATTCTGGCACTGACCTTTACCCGCAAAGCCGCGCAAGAGATGCGCGATCGCCTGTATAAGTTACTTGAAGACTTTTCTCAAGCGGATGATGCCACCCTGACTAAAGAGCTCAGCAAAATGGGCCTTGAAGAGGCTGAGGCTAAAAAGTATTTGGCTCAAGCCAAGGGGCTTTACCTCAAGGTGCTCGCAAGCCCACAAGCGATTGTGATCGATACCTTCCACGGCTGGTTCGGACGTTTACTAGAAGCGGCACCAGTCTCTGCCGACATTCAGCCAGGCTTTAGTCTGCGGGAAGATGCTAAGCGACTCCAAGAAGAGTGTATGCAGGATTGGTGGGGCGATTTACCCCAGCATTTGAGGGAACACTACGACACCTTATTAAATGCATTCGGTGCTCACGAGACCCAGAAATTTCTGATGGGTAATTACAGCCTCTTTAAGCAACGCGGCGCCTGGACCTTCTTCCTAGATGCCTGCCGAGCACAGGGCTTGAGCCCAGTCGACTATCTCAAGACCTGTTTGCCACACTTGGGAAAACCTAACCCTCTCGAGTTGTTCTGGAAAGAGCCACAAACCAAAGCCAATCTCACAATGCTGTATCAGTGCTTTAGTAATGGCACTGCTACACAAAAAGGCAAGGCGGCCCTCATCGAAAAAGCCATGGAACTCCATCAAGCTGGTGGATCCATCATGGACCTTGCTCATGAATGGCAAAGTCTATTCCTGACAAAAGACAAAACGCCATTAGCCGACATTGCCAAGATGAGTGCGCCGATGGCGAGCTATCACACCAAAAATAGTATTGATCCCACGATCATCACTCGGATACGCAATGATTGGGTAGAAGCCTTCCATACCTTCTTTGACTGGGAGAGTGAACATCACATGCATGACATGAATGTGGCCTGGTTTGCGATGAGCGAAGTGATGCTCAGTCACCTAGAAAAAGTCAAAGAGTCGATGCGGGTGCGCGATTTTGATGATTTAGAAATCGGTGTGAGCAAGCTCATGGCCGAATCCACTAATGCAGCTTATCTGCAGGCGCGCTTAGATGCGAAGTACAAACAGATTTTGGTCGATGAGTTCCAAGACACTAATCCATTGCAGTGGCAGATTCTGCGATCATGGCTCGCAGGCTACAGTGCAGGCGACGATAAACCTAAAGTGTTTATCGTGGGCGACCCTAAGCAATCGATTTACCGATTCCGTAGAGCTGACCCCAGACTATTCGATAGTGCCCGTGAGTTTCTGGTGGAGTACCTCGATGCCAAAGCACTCTCGCAAAATAAAACCCGCAGAAATGCACCCGCAGTAAATAAAGCGGTCAATACCGTTTTCTTAGCGGGACCATTGCCAGAGACTTATCAGTTCAGCGAACAAACCACGCTCTGGAAAGCGCCGCCCGCTGAGGCTTCAGCACCTGTATTCGTCACGCAAGGAGAAGCCCAATTACTGCCTTTAATTGAGCGAGTCGAAAAAGAACAGCCCGAGCGTATCGGTACGGCTTTAGATAAACCCATTCAAGATGCTGGACAAACGCTAGGCGTGCAACAGCGCTACGAAGAAGGGAGGCACGTAGCCAAGCTGATTCATCACATCATGGCCACTCGACAAGTCGTTGATAAAAAAGACGGTCAAGAGTATTGGCGGCCAGCCCGTGGCAGTGACTTCATTCTCTTGGTTAAGCGCAGAGAGTATTTGCCGCAATTTGAACAAGCTTTGCGAGAGGCCGGCTTGGCTTATGACAGCTCTCGTCTAGGCGGTCTACTCAATACCCTCGAGATTGATGATTTGATTGCTTTACTCACGGTCTTGGTCTCGCCACGACACGATTTACCATTAGCGCAAGTATTGCGTAGCCCCATCTTTAGCTTTACCGAAGCGCAGATGCAATCACTCAGTATGAGTATGCAAGATACCTACAGCTCATGGTGGGATACATTGCAAGCCAGTCAGGACAAGCAGATTCAGAAAGCAGCGCGCTATTTAGAGCATTGGCGCAGTCTCGGAGAAGTGCTGCCTGTTCATGACTTACTAGACCTGATTTATCAAGAAAGTGATTTACGAATTCACTATGCAGTGGCTGCCCAGAACCTTGCACGGGCTCAGGTCCTAGCCAATCTTGATGCTTTCCTTGAACTTGCGTTAAATCAAGATGGTGGTCGTTACCCGAGTTTGAGTCGCTTCATTGAAGAGATCAATGCGATGCGCCGTGGTGACGATGATGAAACCCCTGATGAGGGCGACGTTGAAGCTGAAGCAGAAATGGATGAGGATATTGGTGAAGTCGATCTCGATAGCGAGATGAGTGAAGAAGAGCGGCATAGAAGAGTGCGCTTGATGACGATTCATGGTGCTAAGGGATTAGAAGCGCCATTTGTGATCATGCTCGATGCTAATAATACGGAGTGGAAAGCACCCCATCGCGGGGTATTGCTGGACTGGTCGCCTGAACACGCTGCCCCCAGTCATCTCTCGCTCTATACCAAGAAGACCTTAACGGGTGAGCGCGAACGCATTCGTCAAAAAGAGAATGAAGTGAGTCAAAATGAAAACTGGAACTTGCTCTATGTTGCCATGACCAGAGCCAAGCAAGGCTTCTGGATGAGTGGCGTGCAATCGAATACCAAAACAGGAATTAATGAACGCTCTTGGTATGGAAGAGCCCTCACTGCTGGTATAGAGGTTCTGGATATCGATACTCTGGACCTACAAGAGAAGATAGAGCATCCAGCCCGGGATAAAGCTCAAATAGAGCTTGGTAGCATGCCATTTAAGATCGACCACTTTGACATCGTTTGGGATCAAGCCAAACAAAGTCATCAAGAGAAGATTGCCCAGATTGAGAATGGGACATTGAATAAACCCAAGCAAACTAAAGCTGAAACCCCCGATCCAGAGCTACTCGATGAAGGCACCTATTTCCATAAACTGCTTGAGTTCCTCACTACCCAAACTGGTACCAATACAAAGCCTGAGATTCCCAATGCTCAAGAGATCATGGCTTGGCTCGGTACTGACCCGGTCATGGCGCAAAAACTGCAAGGGCATGTCCAAACCGTACTCAATACCAATGAACTCAGGCCCTACCTCACGGAAGGCAAGTGGCTACAAGCCTGGAATGAGCTCGATATTATGAGTGAGGAAGGTAGGAGCTATCGTATGGATCGCTTAGTAGAGTTCGATGATCACTTGGCGATCTTGGATTACAAGCTGAGCATCCCAGAGGCGGGTAGCGAGAAGTACAAGCAATACCAAGCTCAGTTGCAGAACTACCAAAAAGAGTTAGAGCGTATTCGGAAAGATAAGCCCAGCAAAGCCTATCTCATCTCAGCGACTGGCCAGATCACACAAGTAGCGTAATCAAGGCGTAGTCAAGTCGGATTACACTTAAAAACTCGTATTTATGTAACAACCACCAGGAGTAATACAAATGGCTTTATCAATGTACCAAGCATCGATCCCCCAATTTAAGGCAATGTTGACCAATCTGTCAGCGATTCTCAAAAAAGCAGAAGAGCACGCCACTGCCCACAAGATTGACCCTAAAGTCTTTATGGAGGCCAGACTCTTTCCTGACATGCTGCCATTGACCAAGCAAGTGCAGATTGCTTGTGATCAGCCTAAGAATGGCTTTGCCCGTTTAGCTGGAATTGAGCCACCCAAGTATGAAGATAAAGAAGCGAGCTTTGCTGAACTCTATGAGCGCATTGCCAAGACGATTGCATTCATTGACACCATCAAGCCAGAGCAAATCGACGGCAGCGAAAAGAAAGAGATTAAGTTCTCCATCTTTGAATGGAACTTCGAGTTTGTAGGCGATCAATATCTTCTAAGCTGGATCATCCCCAATTTCTATTTCCACGTCGCTACGGCACATGACATCTTGCGCCATAACGGGGTACCAATTGGTAAGAACGATTACTTGGGAAGATAAGTTGCCACTCCACCAATTAAAGACTAATTTTTATCTCAGACAATCATCCTAAGGAAAAATATGAATACATTTGATGCAATCCGTGAACGCAGGGCAGTGAAGCACTTTGATCCTAGTCATCAATTGACTCAGCAGGAGGTTGATCAGCTCATTGAATTGGGAATGCAGGCTCCATCCTCTTTTAATATCCAACATTGGCGTTTAGTCAATGTCACTGATAAAGCCCTGAGAGCAAAATTACGCGAAGCGGCGAATGACCAAGCTCAAGTGACTGATGCATCTCTGTTGTTTGTTGTGACAGTAGATATCAAAGCATGGGAAAAGGATCCAGCAAGATATTGGGTTAATGCTCCAAAAGAGGCGCAAGATATTTTGGTGCCTTGGATTCACCCTTTTTATGCTGGCAAAGAGCAACTCCAGCGTGATGAGGCTATGCGCTCAGCCGGCATTATGTTGCAAACCTTGATGTTATCTGCCAAAGCGATGGGCTATGACTCTTGCCCAATGGTAGGTTTTGATTTTGACAAGGTTGCAGAGTTGATTCATTTGCCTAAAGACCATGCCATTGCGGCAATGTTAGTGATTGGCAAGGCTATTAAACCTGCTTGGCCAAAGCCTGGATTTATTCCTAAATCGGAAATGATCATTCAAAATCATTTTTAAAAAAGCCACCTTCGGGTGGTTTTTTATTGCCTAAATATGGGCAAATCAGCAAAAAACCAACAAAAACACCCCCAGTTTTGGAGTTTTTGCCTATACTGTATAAACATACAGTATATTAACGAATATGACGATTCAGAGCCAAACCCAAAAAGTGACCCTCAGCCAAGCCCCGCAAGGCTTAGCAGTCCATTTTGACGACTACGAGCTCAAGCTCCTGAGCCACCGGATTTCGGCTGGATTCCCTAGTCCAGCGGCTGATTACGCTGAAGATGGCCTGGATTTGAACCGCTATCTAGTCCAGAACAAACCCGCCACCTTCATGTTCACCGTGAAGGGGGATTCGATGATGGGGGCAGGCATTTGTGACGGCGATAAGGTTGTCGTCGATAAGGCCCTCAAACCCAAACATAAAGACATCGTGGTAGCTGTAGTCGATGGCGAGTACACCATCAAACGCCTCTACCAAGCTAGAGGTCGTATTGAGCTCCAACCAGAAAACCCCCAATACGAAGCCATTACCTTTAATGAAGGTAGCGAGTTACAGATTTGGGGTGTAGTCGTAGGGGTGGTGCGCAAGTACAGCTACGCTAGCAGCAGGGGCAAGTTATGACCAGCAAGCAACTCTTCGCCCTTGTCGATGTGAATAACTTCTATGTTTCATGCGAGAGGGTCTTTCAGCCTAAGTTAGAAGCTGTACCCATGGTGGTGCTCTCGAACAATGATGGATGTGCTGTAGCGAGAAGTGCCGAAGTCAAAGCACTTGGCGTCAAGATGGGAACGCCTTGGTTCAAGATGAAAGATCTTGCAGAGGAGCACGGCATCCAAGCCTTCTCCTCAAACTACACCCTCTATGGTGATATGAGTGAGCGGGTTGTGCAAACACTGAAACGCTATACCCCCAATCTTGAGGTCTACAGCATTGATGAGAGCTTTCTGCGTATTGAATCCGTACTGCAGAGTTATCCAGATGCAACACACTTAGGCCAAACCATTAAGCAAGACGTGAAAGACACAACCGGCTTACCAGTTTGTGTTGGCATTGGTGCTAGCAAGACCTTGGCTAAGTTTGCGAATTTCTTGGCTAAGAAGCAGTCCCAGTTTGCCGGTGTATGTGATGTCGATAGCATGCCCAAAGAAACCCTCTATCAATGGATGAGTGAGACCCCTGCAGCAGAAGTGTGGGGTATTGGTCAGCAGTTGGCTAAAAAACTCCAGGTCATGAAGATCAATACGGTCTTTGATCTCTTGCAAGTCTCACCCCAAACCATGCGCCAACAGTTTGGTGTCGTGATGGAAAGGCTGTGCTATGAGTTGCGTGGTGTGTCTTGCCTTAAGCTTGAAGAAGTCGCGCCCGCTAAACAACAAATCATTGCCTCACGCAGCTTTGGAAAATTAGTCACTAGCTTAGAAGAGCTTGCTGAATCCGTTGCCACCCATACCGCCAGAGCAGCCGAGAAACTCCGTAGCCAACAATCAGTCACAGGCGCGATCAGTGTCTTCATTAGAACCAATCCACACAAGCAGAACGAGCCCCAATACGCACAGAGCATCACCATCGCTTTAGAGAACCCAAGCGATAACACGCTCAAACTGACTGAAGCCGCGATTGATGGACTCAAGCAAATCTATCAAAAAGGATTTCGGTACAAGAAAGCCGGCATCGTACTCAATCTGCTCTCCGGCAAACCGACCACCCAGCAATCCCTATTTGAAGACATGGAAACCAGAGGCAAGTCGGCCGATCTCATGAAAGCCATGGATGCAATCAACAGTCGATTTGGCAATGGCGTGATACGCAGCGCCACCACCGGCACCAAACAACAGTGGCAAATGAAGTCTAGTAACCGATCACCCAACTACACCACCCAGTGGGACGAATTACCCGTAGCACGATAAATCAACGACACAAAAAGGAGCATCAAATGGAACTACTAAACAACATTAACGGCCTATCACTAGTCATTGTGATGATCCTGTCCTACTTTGCTGTAGCAAAGAACACAAAACATGACGCATATGAAAAGAAACAAGTTGCGATGAATCGCCACTATCAGTAAGAGTAAGCGGGAAGGGAAATCAGGAAATCACGGATTCCTGATTTCCTTGATGGATAACGCATCAGTCAACGCTTTAGGTGGGCCCACTTCTTAAATCCTTTGTATGATGAAGGGAAGTGCTTAAGAATAAAAGTAATGCCCAAAGAAAAAACCTATCTGTGTTTGTGCCTTGATTGCGGGGGACAACGCCAATTAATTGGTAACTGTCGTCTATGCGATAGCACGCAAACTCCAGAGGCGATAACTGAAACACTGATTTTCAATATGGAGCTTGGTTATCCAACCATAGAAGACGCTATTGATAAGTTCGAGACCTATCTTGATGCCGCCTATGAGGCTGGCTTTAAGTCGATGGTCGTCATTCATGGCTATGGATCTAGTGGGTCTGGCGGCGGGATTAAGCAAACTATACGACGCCACCTTGAGGGAAATTACTACATCCCCAAGGTCAGCAACTATTACTTTGGTGAAGACCTCAAAGCAGGGAATGAAGCCTTTGAAGAATTACTCAAGGCCAGAAGC
This genomic window contains:
- a CDS encoding Smr/MutS family protein, with the protein product MPKEKTYLCLCLDCGGQRQLIGNCRLCDSTQTPEAITETLIFNMELGYPTIEDAIDKFETYLDAAYEAGFKSMVVIHGYGSSGSGGGIKQTIRRHLEGNYYIPKVSNYYFGEDLKAGNEAFEELLKARSSIKKQQSHFLGNAGTSVLLLG
- a CDS encoding DUF1993 family protein; its protein translation is MALSMYQASIPQFKAMLTNLSAILKKAEEHATAHKIDPKVFMEARLFPDMLPLTKQVQIACDQPKNGFARLAGIEPPKYEDKEASFAELYERIAKTIAFIDTIKPEQIDGSEKKEIKFSIFEWNFEFVGDQYLLSWIIPNFYFHVATAHDILRHNGVPIGKNDYLGR
- a CDS encoding exodeoxyribonuclease V subunit beta, whose amino-acid sequence is MSEEFNYPIACDPNQSVIVSACAGSGKTWLLVARMMRLLLAGTRPAEILALTFTRKAAQEMRDRLYKLLEDFSQADDATLTKELSKMGLEEAEAKKYLAQAKGLYLKVLASPQAIVIDTFHGWFGRLLEAAPVSADIQPGFSLREDAKRLQEECMQDWWGDLPQHLREHYDTLLNAFGAHETQKFLMGNYSLFKQRGAWTFFLDACRAQGLSPVDYLKTCLPHLGKPNPLELFWKEPQTKANLTMLYQCFSNGTATQKGKAALIEKAMELHQAGGSIMDLAHEWQSLFLTKDKTPLADIAKMSAPMASYHTKNSIDPTIITRIRNDWVEAFHTFFDWESEHHMHDMNVAWFAMSEVMLSHLEKVKESMRVRDFDDLEIGVSKLMAESTNAAYLQARLDAKYKQILVDEFQDTNPLQWQILRSWLAGYSAGDDKPKVFIVGDPKQSIYRFRRADPRLFDSAREFLVEYLDAKALSQNKTRRNAPAVNKAVNTVFLAGPLPETYQFSEQTTLWKAPPAEASAPVFVTQGEAQLLPLIERVEKEQPERIGTALDKPIQDAGQTLGVQQRYEEGRHVAKLIHHIMATRQVVDKKDGQEYWRPARGSDFILLVKRREYLPQFEQALREAGLAYDSSRLGGLLNTLEIDDLIALLTVLVSPRHDLPLAQVLRSPIFSFTEAQMQSLSMSMQDTYSSWWDTLQASQDKQIQKAARYLEHWRSLGEVLPVHDLLDLIYQESDLRIHYAVAAQNLARAQVLANLDAFLELALNQDGGRYPSLSRFIEEINAMRRGDDDETPDEGDVEAEAEMDEDIGEVDLDSEMSEEERHRRVRLMTIHGAKGLEAPFVIMLDANNTEWKAPHRGVLLDWSPEHAAPSHLSLYTKKTLTGERERIRQKENEVSQNENWNLLYVAMTRAKQGFWMSGVQSNTKTGINERSWYGRALTAGIEVLDIDTLDLQEKIEHPARDKAQIELGSMPFKIDHFDIVWDQAKQSHQEKIAQIENGTLNKPKQTKAETPDPELLDEGTYFHKLLEFLTTQTGTNTKPEIPNAQEIMAWLGTDPVMAQKLQGHVQTVLNTNELRPYLTEGKWLQAWNELDIMSEEGRSYRMDRLVEFDDHLAILDYKLSIPEAGSEKYKQYQAQLQNYQKELERIRKDKPSKAYLISATGQITQVA
- a CDS encoding nitroreductase family protein; its protein translation is MNTFDAIRERRAVKHFDPSHQLTQQEVDQLIELGMQAPSSFNIQHWRLVNVTDKALRAKLREAANDQAQVTDASLLFVVTVDIKAWEKDPARYWVNAPKEAQDILVPWIHPFYAGKEQLQRDEAMRSAGIMLQTLMLSAKAMGYDSCPMVGFDFDKVAELIHLPKDHAIAAMLVIGKAIKPAWPKPGFIPKSEMIIQNHF
- a CDS encoding LexA family transcriptional regulator translates to MTIQSQTQKVTLSQAPQGLAVHFDDYELKLLSHRISAGFPSPAADYAEDGLDLNRYLVQNKPATFMFTVKGDSMMGAGICDGDKVVVDKALKPKHKDIVVAVVDGEYTIKRLYQARGRIELQPENPQYEAITFNEGSELQIWGVVVGVVRKYSYASSRGKL
- a CDS encoding Y-family DNA polymerase, yielding MTSKQLFALVDVNNFYVSCERVFQPKLEAVPMVVLSNNDGCAVARSAEVKALGVKMGTPWFKMKDLAEEHGIQAFSSNYTLYGDMSERVVQTLKRYTPNLEVYSIDESFLRIESVLQSYPDATHLGQTIKQDVKDTTGLPVCVGIGASKTLAKFANFLAKKQSQFAGVCDVDSMPKETLYQWMSETPAAEVWGIGQQLAKKLQVMKINTVFDLLQVSPQTMRQQFGVVMERLCYELRGVSCLKLEEVAPAKQQIIASRSFGKLVTSLEELAESVATHTARAAEKLRSQQSVTGAISVFIRTNPHKQNEPQYAQSITIALENPSDNTLKLTEAAIDGLKQIYQKGFRYKKAGIVLNLLSGKPTTQQSLFEDMETRGKSADLMKAMDAINSRFGNGVIRSATTGTKQQWQMKSSNRSPNYTTQWDELPVAR